From Cellulomonas dongxiuzhuiae, the proteins below share one genomic window:
- a CDS encoding Type 1 glutamine amidotransferase-like domain-containing protein has translation MGTRRGTILTMGGGGFSMPEVAGAGALDELVLGLTGADTPRVCFVGTASGDAASYVERFLDAFEGRARTSVLALFGNGPEGAIPLDALERVLEQDVVYVGGGSTANLLAVWRLHGLPELLAQAARGGTVLAGISAGMNCWYEASSTDSFGPYAPLRDGLGLLPGSACPHYRSEPGRRESYLRWVASGELPDGYAADDGVALLWRDGALVEAVTEAPGAQAFRVRRAGGDVDETPVPTRALAA, from the coding sequence ATGGGGACGCGCAGGGGGACGATCCTGACCATGGGGGGCGGCGGGTTCTCGATGCCCGAGGTCGCCGGCGCGGGCGCGCTCGACGAGCTCGTGCTGGGCCTGACCGGCGCGGACACCCCGCGCGTGTGCTTCGTGGGGACCGCCAGCGGTGACGCCGCGTCCTACGTCGAGCGGTTCCTCGACGCGTTCGAGGGCCGCGCGCGCACGTCGGTGCTCGCCCTGTTCGGCAACGGGCCCGAGGGTGCGATCCCGCTGGACGCGCTCGAGCGCGTGCTCGAGCAGGACGTCGTCTACGTCGGCGGCGGCTCGACCGCGAACCTGCTGGCGGTCTGGCGACTCCACGGCCTGCCGGAGCTGCTGGCGCAGGCCGCGCGCGGCGGCACGGTGCTCGCGGGCATCTCGGCAGGCATGAACTGCTGGTACGAGGCGTCGAGCACCGACTCGTTCGGCCCGTACGCGCCGCTGCGCGACGGGCTGGGTCTGCTGCCCGGCTCGGCGTGCCCGCACTACCGCTCGGAGCCGGGCCGGCGCGAGTCCTACCTGCGGTGGGTGGCCTCCGGCGAGCTGCCCGACGGCTACGCGGCCGACGACGGCGTCGCACTGCTGTGGCGCGACGGCGCCCTCGTCGAGGCCGTCACCGAGGCGCCGGGCGCGCAGGCGTTCCGCGTCCGGCGGGCGGGCGGCGACGTCGACGAGACCCCGGTGCCGACACGCGCGCTCGCGGCCTGA
- a CDS encoding anti-sigma factor family protein yields the protein MSTDPYRDWDAAYVLGALAPAERREFEEHLAGCDACRAAVGELAGMPALLSMVPEPGAADAPLADVVPLARVAEAARQRRSRGRLALAGAAAALVVLAGATGAAVTATIASRPTAVASAPAAGPAGARTVALAPVGGSGVSADLTLAPARWGTRLDWTCAYEAAELPEGVYELVLVGPDGQRTVVATWTSTGERTAAGLGASSALPVDGIARVELGVVGLDRPLAVGEVTDA from the coding sequence ATGAGCACCGACCCGTACCGCGACTGGGACGCCGCGTACGTGCTGGGCGCGCTCGCGCCGGCCGAGCGGCGGGAGTTCGAGGAGCACCTGGCCGGGTGCGACGCGTGCCGGGCGGCGGTCGGCGAGCTCGCCGGGATGCCCGCGCTGCTGAGCATGGTCCCGGAGCCCGGTGCGGCGGACGCGCCCCTGGCCGACGTCGTCCCGCTGGCACGGGTGGCCGAGGCGGCGCGGCAGCGGCGCAGTCGTGGCCGGCTCGCGCTCGCGGGCGCCGCGGCCGCGCTGGTCGTCCTCGCGGGGGCGACGGGCGCGGCGGTGACGGCGACCATCGCGTCGCGCCCGACGGCGGTCGCCTCCGCCCCGGCGGCGGGCCCGGCCGGGGCGCGCACGGTCGCCCTCGCGCCGGTCGGCGGGTCAGGTGTCAGCGCCGACCTCACGCTCGCGCCCGCCCGGTGGGGGACGCGCCTCGACTGGACGTGCGCGTACGAGGCGGCCGAGCTGCCCGAGGGCGTGTACGAGCTGGTGCTCGTCGGCCCGGACGGGCAGCGGACGGTGGTGGCGACGTGGACGAGCACGGGGGAGCGGACCGCGGCCGGGCTCGGGGCGTCGTCGGCGCTGCCGGTCGACGGGATCGCGCGCGTCGAGCTGGGCGTGGTGGGGCTGGACAGGCCGCTGGCGGTCGGTGAGGTGACGGACGCCTAG
- a CDS encoding T6SS immunity protein Tdi1 domain-containing protein has protein sequence MIEVTAVLDRFLAAFPRDDAGVTEPASRRPELVAVRGYAEAAETVGSGSRGGGRFRLLSERTWTEATGVLVRAFPGDVGRAIPFGRDWMGRIYAIDVSRTVDGDPQITLLEVNQARSFQVDHSLTSFLDESLVDEPDLYLEQEVYDAWVAGGGALPGPDECVGFVVPSFLGGDFATTNLEVTDLSVYWEVTAQLVEASRMLRPGTGISGVSID, from the coding sequence ATGATCGAGGTCACCGCCGTGCTGGACCGCTTCCTCGCTGCCTTCCCCCGCGACGACGCCGGGGTGACCGAGCCGGCGTCGCGCCGACCCGAGCTCGTGGCCGTGCGGGGGTACGCCGAGGCGGCCGAGACCGTCGGGTCCGGCTCGCGTGGCGGTGGGCGCTTCCGGCTGCTGAGCGAGCGGACGTGGACGGAGGCGACCGGTGTGCTGGTACGGGCGTTCCCGGGCGACGTCGGGCGCGCGATCCCGTTCGGTCGGGACTGGATGGGGCGGATCTACGCGATCGACGTGTCGCGCACGGTCGACGGCGATCCGCAGATCACGCTCCTCGAGGTCAACCAGGCGCGCAGCTTCCAGGTCGACCACTCGCTGACCTCGTTCCTCGACGAAAGCCTCGTCGACGAGCCGGACCTGTACCTGGAGCAGGAGGTCTACGACGCCTGGGTCGCCGGGGGAGGTGCGCTGCCCGGCCCGGACGAGTGCGTCGGGTTCGTCGTGCCCTCGTTCCTCGGCGGCGACTTCGCCACGACGAACCTCGAGGTCACGGACCTGTCGGTGTACTGGGAGGTCACCGCCCAGCTGGTCGAGGCGTCGCGGATGCTGCGGCCCGGGACGGGGATCAGCGGTGTCTCGATCGACTGA
- a CDS encoding sigma-70 family RNA polymerase sigma factor: MTGEVDGGADALLHATHAAHAAALHRYVARLTDPARAPDVVQETLLRAWRHPEVLTRPEPSVRAWLFTVARHLVVDDARSAHRRHETPSDVPPETAAGDATQAVLDRWLVADALEALSPDHRAVVVGAYYGGRSVAELAAEHGVPPGTVKSRLHYALRALRLALQERGVTS; encoded by the coding sequence GTGACGGGTGAGGTCGACGGCGGCGCCGACGCGCTGCTGCACGCCACGCACGCCGCGCACGCCGCCGCGCTGCACCGCTACGTCGCACGCCTCACCGACCCCGCCCGCGCGCCCGACGTCGTGCAGGAGACCCTGCTGCGCGCGTGGCGACACCCCGAGGTGCTGACGCGACCCGAGCCGTCGGTGCGGGCCTGGCTGTTCACGGTCGCGCGCCACCTCGTCGTCGACGACGCGCGCAGCGCCCACCGCCGCCACGAGACGCCGTCCGACGTCCCGCCGGAGACGGCCGCCGGCGACGCGACGCAGGCCGTCCTCGACCGCTGGCTGGTCGCCGACGCGCTGGAGGCCCTGTCGCCCGACCATCGCGCGGTGGTCGTCGGCGCGTACTACGGCGGACGCTCGGTCGCGGAGCTCGCCGCCGAGCACGGCGTCCCTCCCGGGACCGTGAAGTCGCGGCTGCACTACGCGCTGCGCGCGCTGCGCCTGGCGCTGCAGGAGAGGGGAGTGACGTCATGA
- a CDS encoding polyamine aminopropyltransferase, which produces MDLEEQAPVTAPPPVSGRTMDRPTVFAAALLVAVGGIVYELILGTAASYLVGDSVVAFSVATGVTLFGMGLGSLLAPHLPGPSGIAFVRNELVLGLVGGASVLVLFWAYGSTSLYWPVFVLLALAIGTGIGVEIPLLVALLKEHGRDASVGLLSKVLALDYLGALLASLLFPFVLLPTLGLVRTALAVAILNVSVALFMLARMGHHPRWTWSTSSALALLVAVFAVSSGVEAVLSTRLYEDPVVAATTSRYQKLVVTDYQGDVRLYLDDQLQFSSADEARYHETLAHATLTSVAAPASVAILGGGDGLLAREVLRYPSVREVVVVDLDPAVTDLARDNRLVRDLNEGSLDDPRVTVVNADAFGWMRGTDATFDAVLVDLVDPSNERVAKLYSVEFYAAVAAHLRPGGVLATQATSTFFTPHAFWQVVATLEAGAPGRTVVPLSVNVPSFGEWGFALSLPGDGSALLTRTPLPDGLRFHDATSLGATTRLPGDLPPADAEPSTLLSPRIHTTYQGDMRHWRY; this is translated from the coding sequence GTGGACCTCGAGGAGCAGGCACCGGTGACGGCTCCGCCGCCGGTGAGCGGGCGGACGATGGACCGGCCCACGGTCTTCGCCGCCGCGCTGCTCGTCGCGGTCGGCGGCATCGTCTACGAGCTCATCCTCGGCACGGCGGCGTCCTACCTCGTCGGCGACTCGGTCGTCGCGTTCTCGGTGGCCACCGGCGTGACGCTGTTCGGCATGGGGCTGGGCTCGCTCCTGGCGCCGCACCTGCCGGGGCCGTCGGGCATCGCGTTCGTCCGCAACGAGCTGGTGCTCGGCCTGGTCGGCGGGGCCTCGGTGCTCGTGCTCTTCTGGGCCTACGGGTCGACGTCGCTGTACTGGCCCGTGTTCGTGCTGCTCGCGCTGGCGATCGGCACCGGCATCGGCGTCGAGATCCCGCTGCTGGTGGCGCTGCTCAAGGAGCACGGCCGCGACGCGTCGGTCGGGCTGCTGTCGAAGGTGCTGGCGCTGGACTACCTCGGGGCGCTGCTGGCGTCCCTGCTGTTCCCGTTCGTGCTGCTGCCGACCCTCGGCCTGGTCCGCACGGCGCTCGCCGTCGCGATCCTCAACGTGAGCGTCGCGCTGTTCATGCTGGCCCGCATGGGCCACCACCCGCGGTGGACGTGGTCGACGTCGTCGGCGCTGGCCCTGCTGGTCGCGGTGTTCGCGGTGTCGTCGGGCGTCGAGGCGGTGCTCAGCACGCGGCTCTACGAGGACCCGGTGGTCGCGGCGACCACGTCCCGGTACCAGAAGCTCGTCGTGACCGACTACCAGGGCGACGTGCGGCTGTACCTGGACGACCAGCTGCAGTTCTCGTCGGCCGACGAGGCGCGGTACCACGAGACGCTCGCGCACGCGACGCTGACGTCGGTCGCGGCACCGGCGTCCGTGGCGATCCTCGGTGGGGGTGACGGGCTGCTCGCGCGCGAGGTGCTGCGCTACCCGTCGGTGCGGGAGGTTGTCGTGGTGGACCTCGACCCCGCGGTCACGGACCTCGCGCGCGACAACCGGCTGGTCCGCGACCTCAACGAGGGGTCGCTCGACGACCCGCGCGTCACGGTCGTCAACGCCGACGCGTTCGGCTGGATGCGCGGGACCGACGCGACCTTCGACGCCGTGCTCGTCGACCTGGTGGACCCGTCGAACGAGCGCGTGGCCAAGCTCTACTCGGTCGAGTTCTACGCCGCGGTCGCCGCGCACCTGCGGCCCGGGGGCGTGCTGGCGACCCAGGCGACGTCGACGTTCTTCACGCCGCACGCGTTCTGGCAGGTCGTCGCGACGCTCGAGGCGGGCGCGCCGGGGCGCACCGTCGTACCGCTGAGCGTCAACGTGCCGTCGTTCGGTGAGTGGGGCTTCGCGCTCAGCCTGCCGGGGGACGGGTCGGCGCTGCTCACGCGCACGCCCCTGCCCGACGGCCTGCGGTTCCACGACGCGACGTCGCTCGGCGCCACGACACGGCTGCCCGGCGACCTGCCGCCGGCCGACGCCGAGCCGTCGACCCTCCTGTCACCCCGGATCCACACGACCTACCAGGGCGACATGCGGCACTGGCGGTACTGA
- a CDS encoding DUF6896 domain-containing protein, with product MTRAGERSYDERAVTVGVLRLGRQGRAVLSAACCQTLWSTYDAVASARLEASVLVHEHVLDELWAYAAGERGPDGLVDMDPVVEEVTPRDDSDDWSASSAFLQSVGIAILNALHGADTDDPKRAVFAARQLQDVADHVDGLAEDDGPSALALICELVDTYLAAAAACETGAGDGVATLRDTCEHDGERLAALALPLLGDEPTPAPARVPSDEAGDGLVDELVADLRQCADAMDDLVHELRPGGESAERATLPRGGVLPSVGFYRLHGYGCRVTMRDGREVDFDWDAAGRPSLDLGRSQSYLESRGYAPQDKAALEAALRAQRHLMTDDRSGHLWFRLEVRR from the coding sequence GTGACCCGGGCGGGTGAGCGCTCGTACGACGAGCGGGCGGTGACGGTCGGCGTGCTCCGGCTCGGACGCCAGGGACGCGCGGTGCTGTCTGCGGCGTGCTGCCAGACGCTGTGGTCGACCTACGACGCGGTCGCATCCGCACGCCTGGAGGCGTCGGTGCTGGTCCACGAGCACGTCCTCGACGAGCTCTGGGCGTATGCCGCGGGAGAACGGGGACCCGACGGGCTGGTCGACATGGACCCGGTGGTCGAGGAGGTGACCCCGCGCGACGACAGCGACGACTGGTCCGCGTCGTCGGCCTTCCTGCAGTCGGTGGGCATCGCGATCCTCAACGCCCTGCACGGCGCGGACACCGACGACCCGAAGCGCGCGGTCTTCGCGGCACGGCAGCTCCAGGACGTCGCGGACCACGTCGACGGCCTGGCCGAGGACGACGGCCCGTCGGCGCTCGCCCTGATCTGCGAGCTCGTCGACACGTACCTCGCGGCGGCGGCCGCGTGCGAGACGGGTGCGGGCGACGGGGTGGCGACGCTGCGGGACACGTGCGAGCACGATGGCGAACGCCTGGCGGCGCTGGCCCTCCCGCTCCTCGGGGACGAGCCGACACCGGCGCCGGCGCGCGTCCCGTCCGACGAGGCGGGGGACGGGCTCGTCGACGAGCTCGTGGCCGACCTGCGGCAGTGCGCCGACGCGATGGACGACCTGGTGCATGAGCTGCGCCCGGGAGGGGAGTCGGCCGAACGGGCGACGCTCCCGCGCGGGGGCGTGCTGCCGAGCGTGGGGTTCTACCGTCTGCACGGCTACGGGTGCCGCGTGACCATGCGCGACGGGCGGGAGGTCGACTTCGACTGGGACGCGGCGGGACGACCTTCCCTCGACCTGGGGCGGTCGCAGAGCTACCTCGAGAGCCGGGGGTACGCGCCGCAGGACAAAGCCGCGCTGGAGGCGGCCCTGCGGGCTCAGCGCCATCTCATGACGGACGACCGGTCCGGCCACCTGTGGTTCAGGCTCGAAGTTCGGCGATGA
- a CDS encoding LamG-like jellyroll fold domain-containing protein: MHGLSSLRPAAVVRAMTVTALTAALALLPGAAQAHGGPGAHPPRHVNHAPDRPTGVGTSSPDSACSATAASPLRSTTPTLRATLADADGDSVRGVFEVRDGRSGRPLWSSGPTAAQASGAVHAVQVPAGLLRDGGVYEWRVHARDAKNRKGPAVHCRVVVDVAAPAAPDVTAVPGAGAVYAEDTTGGGVGLAGDFRLEARGATDVVAFLYAFDGGPARVDLAPGTTAATVRWTPSTAGTHVLTVQAVDAAGNVSPERTYRFIVASASAAPSGNARWTLDEGAGATSADVLSTDGSNALTLTPSTTWTAGLRAELWGGADSALLLDEPTDAASTAGPVLDTTGSWSVVAFVRADASDVDATAVSQDGDGGSVFRLGVGTTGCTDDVASCWSLTVAGSAGETSTATSVVPVVPGAWVALFGVRDAASGTVRLDVCHLGTAEEPGSPSPEAGEPASLESGAAGTGAFRVGGTSDGSSPWVGAVSGVRTWGGVIDVTQERRLCSAGA; the protein is encoded by the coding sequence GTGCACGGTCTCTCGTCCCTCCGTCCGGCCGCGGTCGTCCGCGCGATGACGGTCACCGCGCTCACCGCCGCGCTGGCGCTCCTCCCGGGAGCCGCGCAGGCGCACGGCGGCCCCGGAGCGCACCCGCCGCGGCACGTGAACCACGCGCCCGACCGCCCCACCGGGGTCGGCACGTCGTCGCCGGACTCGGCGTGCTCGGCCACGGCGGCGTCACCGCTGCGATCCACCACGCCCACGCTGCGCGCGACCCTCGCCGACGCCGACGGCGACAGCGTGCGGGGCGTCTTCGAGGTGCGCGACGGACGTTCGGGCCGGCCCCTGTGGTCGTCCGGTCCCACCGCCGCGCAGGCCTCGGGGGCCGTCCACGCCGTGCAGGTGCCCGCCGGCCTGCTCCGCGACGGCGGGGTGTACGAGTGGCGGGTGCACGCCCGGGACGCCAAGAACCGGAAGGGACCCGCCGTGCACTGCCGGGTCGTCGTCGACGTCGCGGCCCCCGCGGCCCCCGACGTCACGGCCGTCCCAGGAGCAGGTGCCGTCTACGCGGAGGACACCACCGGTGGTGGTGTGGGCCTCGCGGGCGACTTCCGGCTCGAGGCGCGTGGCGCGACGGACGTCGTCGCCTTCCTGTACGCCTTCGACGGGGGACCGGCCCGCGTGGACCTCGCGCCGGGCACCACGGCCGCGACGGTCAGGTGGACGCCGAGCACGGCGGGGACGCACGTGCTGACGGTGCAGGCCGTGGACGCCGCGGGCAACGTGAGCCCCGAGCGGACGTACCGCTTCATCGTCGCGTCGGCGTCGGCCGCGCCGTCCGGCAACGCACGCTGGACGCTCGACGAGGGAGCCGGGGCGACGTCGGCGGACGTCCTGTCCACCGACGGCAGCAACGCCCTGACGCTGACGCCGTCGACCACGTGGACCGCCGGTCTGCGGGCCGAGCTCTGGGGTGGCGCCGACTCCGCGCTGCTGCTGGACGAGCCGACCGACGCGGCGTCGACCGCCGGCCCCGTGCTGGACACGACCGGGAGCTGGTCGGTCGTCGCCTTCGTCCGGGCCGACGCGAGCGACGTGGACGCCACCGCCGTCAGCCAGGACGGTGACGGCGGCAGCGTGTTCCGGCTGGGTGTGGGCACGACGGGCTGCACCGACGACGTCGCGTCCTGCTGGTCCCTCACGGTGGCCGGGTCCGCGGGGGAGACCTCGACGGCCACCTCCGTGGTCCCCGTCGTCCCCGGGGCGTGGGTCGCGCTCTTCGGGGTGCGCGATGCCGCGTCCGGCACCGTGCGTCTCGACGTCTGCCACCTCGGCACCGCCGAGGAGCCGGGCAGCCCCAGTCCCGAGGCCGGTGAGCCTGCGTCCCTCGAGAGCGGCGCGGCCGGCACGGGCGCGTTCCGGGTCGGAGGGACGTCGGACGGCTCGTCGCCGTGGGTCGGTGCGGTCAGCGGCGTGCGGACCTGGGGCGGCGTCATCGACGTGACGCAGGAGCGCCGGCTCTGCAGCGCGGGCGCCTGA
- a CDS encoding cellulose binding domain-containing protein, which yields MRALRATVTLTALATCVALLPAAGASAAGLEDTVHTAGRVAESGGTWQHAWPGVYFEGRFRGTAVGIVLDDATGDYDVAIDGRTVETLVAPGRVTHVVDGLSAGEHTVRVVKRSEAPWAVSTFGGFVPVDGSTILAAPGPRDLQLELIGDSYTVGYGNTSTSRECTSTHLTRTTNTDLSFGALTARALGADYQVNAFSGRGMVRNYGGGDAGTNFRTHYDRNLPMDPATAGDPAPGWDPDAVVIGLGINDFSTAVGSGEPWTTASLREAWVEAYHGFLDTLRERYGDDAYLVVTGTYVHTGTDLPDLAQRVVDERNAAGDDRVRYWYYGNEGLDYGGCDWHPSAADHRVIAAQLTAYLEDLDLGGDPEPTPTPTPTRTPTPTPTPTPTPTPTPTVSPTPSVSPTSTSSPTPTVSPTPTLPPVAACRATLTVVSSWPGGYQANVEVTAGYSPISRWRTSFTLPEGGALTQSWSSVATTSGSTVTVGDASWNGSLPAGATTTYGFLGTGTPPSASTPVACSAG from the coding sequence GTGCGAGCCCTGCGTGCCACCGTCACCCTCACCGCGCTCGCGACGTGCGTCGCGCTGCTGCCCGCCGCCGGGGCGTCCGCGGCCGGGCTGGAGGACACCGTCCACACCGCCGGACGCGTGGCCGAGTCGGGCGGCACGTGGCAGCATGCCTGGCCCGGCGTGTACTTCGAGGGGCGCTTCCGCGGCACGGCCGTCGGGATCGTCCTGGACGACGCGACGGGCGACTACGACGTCGCGATCGACGGCCGCACGGTCGAGACCCTCGTGGCCCCCGGCCGCGTGACGCACGTCGTCGACGGGCTGAGCGCGGGCGAGCACACGGTGCGGGTCGTCAAGCGCTCCGAGGCGCCGTGGGCGGTCAGCACGTTCGGCGGGTTCGTGCCGGTCGACGGCAGCACGATCCTGGCCGCCCCGGGGCCCCGTGACCTGCAGCTCGAGCTCATCGGCGACTCCTACACGGTCGGGTACGGCAACACGTCGACCTCCCGCGAGTGCACGTCCACGCATCTGACCCGCACCACCAACACGGACCTGAGCTTCGGTGCGCTGACCGCCCGCGCCCTGGGCGCCGACTACCAGGTCAACGCGTTCTCCGGCCGCGGCATGGTGCGCAACTACGGCGGCGGCGACGCGGGCACGAACTTCCGGACGCACTACGACCGCAACCTGCCCATGGACCCGGCGACCGCCGGCGACCCTGCGCCCGGGTGGGACCCCGACGCCGTCGTCATCGGCCTGGGCATCAACGACTTCTCGACGGCCGTGGGCAGCGGTGAGCCGTGGACGACGGCGTCGCTGCGCGAGGCGTGGGTCGAGGCGTACCACGGGTTCCTCGACACGCTCCGCGAGCGCTACGGCGACGACGCCTACCTCGTCGTCACCGGCACGTACGTGCACACGGGCACCGACCTGCCGGACCTCGCGCAGCGCGTCGTCGACGAGCGCAACGCCGCCGGCGACGACCGCGTCCGCTACTGGTACTACGGCAACGAGGGCCTGGACTACGGCGGCTGCGACTGGCACCCGTCGGCCGCGGACCACCGCGTCATCGCCGCGCAGCTGACGGCCTACCTGGAGGACCTCGACCTGGGCGGCGACCCGGAGCCCACGCCGACGCCGACACCCACGCGGACGCCGACACCCACGCCCACGCCCACGCCCACGCCCACGCCCACGCCCACCGTGTCACCGACCCCGTCGGTCAGCCCGACGTCCACGTCGTCCCCCACACCGACGGTCAGCCCCACCCCCACGCTCCCGCCCGTAGCCGCGTGCCGCGCGACGCTCACCGTGGTCAGCTCGTGGCCGGGTGGCTACCAGGCGAACGTCGAGGTCACGGCGGGTTATTCGCCGATCTCCCGGTGGCGGACGTCGTTCACCCTCCCCGAGGGCGGGGCGCTGACGCAGTCGTGGTCGTCCGTCGCGACGACGTCGGGCTCGACCGTCACGGTGGGCGACGCGTCGTGGAACGGGTCCCTACCGGCCGGTGCCACGACCACCTACGGCTTCCTCGGGACCGGCACCCCGCCCTCCGCGAGCACCCCTGTCGCCTGCTCGGCCGGGTGA
- a CDS encoding S-adenosylmethionine decarboxylase family protein, with translation MHRNHVYVFDVAAARPATLDDVDVVRTALLDLVADAGLHPVGSEALHRFTPQGLSLAILLAESHVAVHTWPEHATAYVTLTTCRRPPAGFVERTRAALADALGGDVVGRTMDDA, from the coding sequence GTGCACCGCAACCACGTGTACGTGTTCGACGTCGCCGCAGCCCGCCCCGCGACCCTCGACGACGTCGACGTCGTCCGCACCGCGCTGCTCGACCTCGTCGCCGACGCGGGCCTCCACCCCGTGGGTTCCGAGGCCCTCCACCGCTTCACGCCGCAGGGCCTGAGCCTGGCGATCCTCCTCGCGGAGTCGCACGTCGCGGTCCACACGTGGCCCGAGCACGCGACCGCCTACGTGACGCTGACGACGTGCCGCCGCCCGCCGGCCGGGTTCGTCGAGCGCACGCGTGCCGCGCTCGCGGACGCGCTGGGCGGCGACGTCGTGGGCCGCACGATGGACGACGCATGA
- a CDS encoding DUF350 domain-containing protein, which translates to MITDLLSTVLYSVLGIVLLLVTIVVVNKVFRLNLHRELVEEHNVAFGILIAGVAVAIGIIIAGVIGS; encoded by the coding sequence GTGATCACCGATCTGCTCTCGACCGTCCTCTACTCGGTCCTCGGCATCGTCCTGCTGCTCGTGACCATCGTGGTGGTGAACAAGGTCTTCCGGCTGAACCTGCACCGCGAGCTGGTCGAGGAGCACAACGTCGCGTTCGGCATCCTCATCGCCGGCGTCGCGGTGGCGATCGGCATCATCATCGCGGGCGTCATCGGCTCCTGA
- a CDS encoding YceI family protein codes for MSRNAKVWAGVGAVVVVLGVLAVVVGPGLYADWGNSRADAAPTLEASVTGEPVEATDGTWTVTDGSFAGYRLEEVLRGQDVTVTGRTEQVTGAVTVEDGSLTAGEIEVDMASIATDQPPRDTYFRDQAVQVRNYPTATFTLTEPADLGDGASEVQLTGDLTIRDVTQQVTVDAQVAASGDTVQVVGSVPVTFADFGIEAPSLGFVTVEDTGAVEFDLRLTAS; via the coding sequence ATGAGTCGGAACGCGAAGGTGTGGGCAGGGGTCGGCGCTGTCGTCGTCGTGCTCGGGGTGCTGGCCGTGGTCGTCGGACCGGGCCTGTACGCCGACTGGGGCAACAGCCGGGCCGACGCGGCACCGACGCTCGAGGCGAGCGTCACCGGCGAGCCGGTGGAGGCGACCGACGGCACGTGGACCGTCACCGACGGGTCCTTCGCGGGCTACCGCCTCGAGGAGGTCCTGCGCGGGCAGGACGTGACGGTCACCGGACGCACCGAGCAGGTGACGGGCGCCGTCACCGTCGAGGACGGCAGCCTCACGGCCGGCGAGATCGAGGTCGACATGGCGAGCATCGCGACCGACCAGCCGCCGCGCGACACCTACTTCCGTGACCAGGCCGTCCAGGTGCGCAACTACCCGACGGCGACGTTCACGCTCACCGAGCCCGCCGACCTGGGCGACGGTGCGAGCGAAGTGCAGCTGACCGGTGACCTGACGATCCGCGACGTGACCCAGCAGGTCACCGTCGACGCGCAGGTCGCGGCCTCGGGTGACACCGTGCAGGTGGTGGGCTCGGTGCCGGTCACGTTCGCGGACTTCGGCATCGAGGCGCCCTCGCTCGGGTTCGTCACCGTCGAGGACACCGGGGCCGTCGAGTTCGACCTGCGGCTGACGGCGTCCTGA
- a CDS encoding HAD-IIB family hydrolase: protein MTYELALFDLDDTLAPSKSKVHPEIVDMIVALTRVAQVGIISGGRFEQFDAQLLSSIDDTAALSRLHVLPTCGTRYLVHDGAAWSEVYSEPLTDDESARAATAVEKAARELGLWEESTWGDRIELRGSQVTFSALGQEAPVDAKAAWDPDGAKKERLRAAVAEQLPDLEVRSGGSTSVDITRKGIDKAYGVNRLLARLGLKPTQAVFFGDRLDEGGNDYPVISTGVPCVAVEGWEDTPAKVRAALPEAFA, encoded by the coding sequence ATGACGTACGAGCTCGCGCTGTTCGACCTGGACGACACCCTCGCCCCGTCGAAGAGCAAGGTCCACCCCGAGATCGTCGACATGATCGTCGCGCTCACGCGCGTCGCGCAGGTCGGCATCATCTCCGGCGGCCGGTTCGAGCAGTTCGACGCCCAGCTCCTCTCGTCGATCGACGACACCGCGGCCCTGTCCCGGCTGCACGTCCTGCCGACGTGCGGGACCCGGTACCTGGTGCACGACGGCGCCGCTTGGTCCGAGGTCTACAGCGAGCCGCTGACCGACGACGAGTCGGCGCGCGCCGCCACCGCCGTCGAGAAGGCGGCGCGCGAGCTCGGGCTGTGGGAGGAGAGCACCTGGGGCGACCGCATCGAGCTGCGCGGCAGCCAGGTGACGTTCTCCGCGCTCGGCCAGGAGGCCCCGGTCGACGCCAAGGCGGCGTGGGACCCCGACGGCGCCAAGAAGGAGCGGCTGCGTGCGGCCGTCGCCGAGCAGCTCCCGGACCTCGAGGTCCGCTCCGGCGGGTCGACGTCCGTCGACATCACGCGCAAGGGCATCGACAAGGCGTACGGCGTCAACCGCCTGCTGGCACGCCTGGGTCTGAAGCCGACGCAGGCCGTGTTCTTCGGCGACCGCCTCGACGAGGGCGGCAACGACTACCCGGTCATCTCGACGGGCGTCCCGTGCGTCGCGGTGGAGGGCTGGGAGGACACCCCGGCCAAGGTCCGCGCGGCGCTGCCGGAGGCGTTCGCCTGA